The following are from one region of the Leptolyngbya iicbica LK genome:
- a CDS encoding GUN4 domain-containing protein — MTQQPNPQPPYKGLGLEDVRKVLDSGAVKAGVPGAIAGFGISRAFAGEWWQFVSLLGAAAGVWFLIKLGNRFAPKVERVIDRADQAFDRRVDLALVNRSDFHKQYLEALKVRCVDLNVEGYGGLPRLALEDIYVSLRMHPGGRGNPTLQNRNLKIWDILPKAHDPDQTFLARLVAVIADPGYGKTTLMQFLTLNFSNRGYGEKGAKELIPVLLLFRDFHGRIQSEHEPKLPQLIVETVQKMPRCEDLRASEPWFRQQLQQGKCLVMLDGLDEVPDAQRNTVSKWANWQMQNYPCQFILTSRPHGFNSSLFSGVERIDVLDFNDDQKRDFIEKWYRFIAWETKWKYHLQDNEGKEPGKQLSKEQVKAQSQADADKAAANLRQQLFADRSLIDLAKNPLLLTIIAVAHKFKERLPQRRLDVYRDIFKLLLEDRPYQRQTRLTITNAADNQAILQPLALELTQANETKFKPRQGAAWIQPRLAETHDDPALTPAQFLQEIQQVSGLLAGGEGYLYEFTHKTFQEYLAAVELSERETGKHDVMAHFADETWKEVVYFYALLTDPVPFIEKALEIPENLHTLKLAQRIANDAKSVDERLKQRLLDELLERDDRIPDVLLKKRFRSLSFLDETTAISGHISLSEFALFFGAQRDGLFHSTAKADFPMSRMAGPGDSEGRQKINSQEPVVGLSWEEARWFCAWLATQAQLAPAEGVYDYRLPTPEEVETFKALEAEGSPLAPLDKGGGDSRGDLTPWTTDPKRPGNCLRVVRQRIPDRYRELVNYLASGSWKEADQETDKLMLKAVGKKAEQRGYLEFEEIRNFPCEDLLLIDQLWLKFSGGKFGFSVQKQLWCEVGGRLDFGEDRNAAISAYEKMSERNGWRVGGSYISYSQVTVNTSAPIGHLPFNPYWGGEIVGILSLQEEEGMGVLFSRIETCEL, encoded by the coding sequence ATGACCCAGCAGCCTAACCCACAACCACCTTACAAAGGTCTCGGACTAGAGGATGTTCGCAAAGTTTTAGATTCTGGGGCGGTCAAAGCCGGTGTGCCAGGAGCGATTGCCGGATTTGGGATTAGTCGAGCGTTTGCCGGAGAATGGTGGCAATTTGTTTCTCTACTAGGGGCGGCAGCAGGCGTCTGGTTTTTAATCAAACTGGGAAACCGTTTCGCGCCCAAGGTTGAAAGGGTAATTGATCGCGCCGACCAAGCGTTTGATCGACGGGTTGACCTTGCACTGGTAAACCGCAGCGACTTTCACAAGCAATACCTGGAAGCGCTGAAGGTGCGGTGTGTAGATCTCAACGTCGAGGGATATGGTGGGCTACCCCGGTTAGCGTTGGAAGACATTTACGTATCGCTGCGGATGCATCCTGGCGGACGCGGCAATCCTACCTTGCAAAACCGCAACCTCAAAATTTGGGACATCCTGCCAAAAGCGCATGACCCCGACCAAACTTTTTTAGCGCGATTGGTAGCGGTGATTGCCGATCCGGGCTATGGCAAAACGACACTGATGCAGTTTTTGACCCTGAACTTTTCCAATCGAGGCTATGGAGAAAAGGGAGCCAAAGAGCTGATTCCTGTGCTGCTATTGTTCCGAGACTTTCATGGCCGCATCCAGTCAGAGCACGAACCGAAACTGCCGCAGCTCATCGTGGAAACGGTGCAAAAGATGCCCCGCTGTGAAGACCTCCGAGCATCGGAGCCGTGGTTTCGTCAGCAGTTGCAGCAGGGAAAATGCTTAGTCATGCTCGACGGATTGGATGAGGTACCCGATGCTCAGCGAAATACCGTGAGCAAGTGGGCCAACTGGCAAATGCAAAACTATCCCTGCCAGTTCATTCTCACCTCTCGTCCCCACGGCTTTAATAGCAGCCTGTTTTCAGGCGTGGAACGGATCGATGTTCTCGACTTTAATGACGACCAAAAGCGAGACTTTATCGAAAAGTGGTATCGCTTTATCGCGTGGGAAACCAAATGGAAATACCACCTCCAGGACAATGAAGGTAAAGAGCCGGGTAAGCAACTCTCGAAGGAACAGGTCAAAGCCCAGAGCCAAGCAGACGCTGATAAAGCCGCTGCCAATTTGCGACAGCAGCTCTTTGCCGATCGCAGCCTCATCGATCTCGCTAAAAATCCGCTACTGCTGACCATTATTGCCGTCGCCCACAAATTCAAAGAGCGATTACCCCAACGGCGGCTCGATGTGTATCGCGATATTTTTAAGCTGCTGCTAGAAGATCGTCCCTATCAGCGTCAAACTCGGTTGACGATTACTAACGCCGCCGACAACCAAGCGATTTTGCAGCCGCTGGCGTTAGAGCTAACCCAAGCAAATGAAACCAAGTTCAAGCCGCGTCAAGGGGCCGCCTGGATTCAGCCACGGCTCGCCGAAACCCATGATGACCCAGCGCTCACGCCAGCGCAGTTTTTGCAAGAGATTCAGCAGGTGTCGGGGCTACTCGCCGGGGGCGAGGGCTATCTGTACGAATTTACCCACAAGACGTTTCAAGAATATCTAGCAGCAGTGGAGCTGAGTGAACGGGAGACTGGCAAGCATGACGTGATGGCTCACTTCGCCGATGAAACCTGGAAGGAAGTGGTTTACTTCTATGCGCTACTGACTGACCCGGTACCTTTTATTGAAAAAGCCTTAGAGATTCCAGAGAATCTACATACCTTAAAACTCGCTCAACGCATTGCCAATGATGCAAAATCTGTCGACGAGAGATTGAAGCAAAGGTTATTAGACGAACTGTTAGAGCGAGATGACAGGATACCAGATGTTCTTCTAAAGAAACGTTTCCGCAGTTTATCCTTTCTAGACGAAACGACTGCAATCTCAGGCCATATTAGCTTGTCAGAATTTGCTCTGTTCTTTGGTGCTCAGCGTGATGGGTTATTTCATTCGACAGCCAAAGCTGATTTTCCAATGTCACGAATGGCGGGTCCAGGCGATTCCGAGGGACGGCAGAAAATTAACTCTCAGGAGCCTGTTGTCGGTCTAAGTTGGGAAGAGGCGCGGTGGTTTTGTGCGTGGTTGGCGACGCAAGCACAGCTTGCCCCTGCTGAGGGTGTATATGACTATCGGTTGCCGACACCGGAGGAAGTCGAGACCTTCAAAGCTCTGGAAGCGGAGGGATCCCCCCTTGCCCCCCTTGATAAGGGGGGTGGCGACAGCCGGGGGGATCTGACTCCATGGACGACCGACCCAAAACGCCCTGGCAACTGCCTGCGGGTGGTGCGGCAACGGATACCCGATCGCTATCGAGAATTGGTGAATTACCTGGCCAGCGGCAGTTGGAAAGAAGCCGATCAGGAAACTGACAAACTGATGCTCAAAGCCGTGGGTAAAAAAGCGGAACAACGCGGATATTTAGAATTCGAAGAAATTCGTAACTTTCCCTGTGAGGACTTATTGCTAATTGACCAACTCTGGTTGAAGTTTAGCGGTGGCAAATTTGGTTTCAGCGTGCAGAAGCAACTCTGGTGTGAGGTGGGTGGTAGGTTGGATTTTGGCGAAGATAGAAACGCCGCGATCTCGGCCTATGAAAAAATGAGCGAGCGCAATGGCTGGCGTGTAGGGGGAAGCTATATCTCCTACAGCCAAGTCACTGTTAATACCTCAGCCCCAATAGGACACCTCCCTTTTAACCCTTATTGGGGAGGAGAGATAGTTGGTATTTTGTCTTTGCAGGAGGAGGAGGGGATGGGGGTTCTCTTCTCTCGCATCGAGACTTGTGAACTGTAG